GGGGTATGACGCACCACCCAGCTCATAAACATCACAAATTTATACTGCATTAATCTTCTTCCCCCACAATTACATTACTTGCTTTACTGAATCAGTCCGGCATTTTCCTCAGATTTCACCGGAATCAAAAAGCTGGCCATCAAATCTTCCCATTCGCCCTGAGCCTTGAAGATGAATTCCAACAGTTCCCGAACAGCACCTCTGCCGCCGGGGCAGCAGGAAACCACCAGAGAATGCATGCGCACATCGGGAATGGCATCGGCCACAGCCATGGGCAGGCCAACCTGCAGCATGATGGGCAAGTCGATGAGGTCGTCACCAATGTAGGCGATTTCTTCATCGCGGAGACCAGTGCGCTTCTTGAGCTCATCATAAGCCTCCCGCTTGTCGGAATTGCCCTGGAAGACCTCGCTGATATTCAGTTCTTTGGCCCGAAACTCCACTTGCTTGGACTTCCGGCCGGTGATGATGGCAGTCTTAAGCCCCACCTTATGTGCTAAGGTTATGCCCAAGCCATCCCGGCAATAAAAGGGCTTATAAAGCTCCCCCTTCTCGCCAATATAAATCCCACCATCTGTCAACACGCCATCCACGTCAAAAATAATCAGCTTTATCTTCTTGGCAGCTTCAATTGCTTTGCTGTGAATCTCCATTATACCACTCCTTGACGCAAAAGGTCAGTCAAATGAATAATACCCACAGGAATTTTATTGTCATCAATAACCGGCAGCACCGTAACGGGGCGCGGTTTGTGTTTTTCCATAACCGAGAGGGCCGCCGAAGCCATGGCTTCCTGCTTGATGGTCAGCGGCGTTTCGAACATGATATTGCCCACGGCTTCATCAAGGAATTTATAATCCTTGGCCAGCGCCCGGCGGATGATACCATCGGTGATGATGCCTACAAGCTTGCCGCTGTCATCAACAACAGAAGCGGCGCCCAAGCCCTTATCCGTCATGATAAAGAGGGCATCCTTAGCCGTCTTATCCTTATGCACCAAGGGATTTTCTTCGCCCGTGTGCATGACGTTTTTGACGGTGAGCAAGAGTTTACGGCCCAAAGCTCCGCCCGGATGGAACAGGGCAAAATCCTGACTTGTGAAGTCCCGAACACTCATGAGGGCGATAGCCAGAGCATCGCCCATGGCCAACGTGGCCGTGGTGCTGGCGGTAGGTGCCAGTCCTAACGGGCAGGCTTCTTTTTCCACGCCGATATCGACAAAATGGTCAGCGGCCTTGCCGAGCTGCGAATCACGGCGTCCGCACATGGCAATGATGCGGGCGCCAATACGGCGGATAATCGGCAGGATGTTGACCACTTCTGCCGACTCACCACTGTTGGAAATGGCAATCACCACATCATTTTCCGTCACCATGCCCAAATCGCCATGGAACGCTTCACCGGGATGCATGAAGAAGGCCGGCGTGCCGGTGCTGGCAAAGGTAGCGGCCATCTTGCGGCCCACATGACCGGATTTGCCCATGCCGGTTACAACCACACGGGCCTTGCAGTCCAGAATGCACTGCACAGCAGCCACAAATTCCTCGTCAATGCGTTCCTTGAGTTTTTCTACGGCAGACGCCTCAATGGTGAGAGTTTCCAGTGCCGCTTCTTTTATCTTGTTGATCAATCTTATCCCCTCGATTTACTAAAGCTTAAATCATTTCTGCTTATGACGGACGATTTCGTGAATGGCAACAGCATCCTTCAAGAGGTCTTCCAGCTTGTCCAGGTAAACCATGTTGGCACCATCAGACAGGGCCTCTTCCGGATTGTCGTGAACTTCCAGGAACAGTGCATCCACACCGGCAGCCACAGCAGCCCGCACCAGATATTCCACATACTCACGGTTGCCGGCAGAAGTAGTGCCATTGCCACCCGGAAGCTGTACACTGTGCGTGCCATCCATTACCACGGGATAACCGAAGGAGCGCATGATGGGCAGGGAACGCATATCCACCACCAGATTGTGGTAGCCAAAAGAAGCACCGCGCTCGGTGAGCATCATCTGGTCACAGCCGCTTTCATGGAGCTTGTCCACCACATTGCGCATGTCCTCAGGCGCCAGAAACTGCCCCTTCTTCACGTTGACCACACGCCCCGTCTGAGCAGCGGCATGCAGAAGATCCGTCTGACGGCAGAGGAACGCCGGAATCTG
The Selenomonas ruminantium AC2024 DNA segment above includes these coding regions:
- a CDS encoding KdsC family phosphatase, which produces MEIHSKAIEAAKKIKLIIFDVDGVLTDGGIYIGEKGELYKPFYCRDGLGITLAHKVGLKTAIITGRKSKQVEFRAKELNISEVFQGNSDKREAYDELKKRTGLRDEEIAYIGDDLIDLPIMLQVGLPMAVADAIPDVRMHSLVVSCCPGGRGAVRELLEFIFKAQGEWEDLMASFLIPVKSEENAGLIQ
- a CDS encoding KpsF/GutQ family sugar-phosphate isomerase; this encodes MINKIKEAALETLTIEASAVEKLKERIDEEFVAAVQCILDCKARVVVTGMGKSGHVGRKMAATFASTGTPAFFMHPGEAFHGDLGMVTENDVVIAISNSGESAEVVNILPIIRRIGARIIAMCGRRDSQLGKAADHFVDIGVEKEACPLGLAPTASTTATLAMGDALAIALMSVRDFTSQDFALFHPGGALGRKLLLTVKNVMHTGEENPLVHKDKTAKDALFIMTDKGLGAASVVDDSGKLVGIITDGIIRRALAKDYKFLDEAVGNIMFETPLTIKQEAMASAALSVMEKHKPRPVTVLPVIDDNKIPVGIIHLTDLLRQGVV
- the kdsA gene encoding 3-deoxy-8-phosphooctulonate synthase — translated: MNQVKVGNYVIGGGEKLTLLAGPCVLEGLDRCLLIGRTIKEICQRLDINYVFKASFDKANRSSYHSFRGPGMKKGIEMLKKIKEELQVPVVTDIHESAQAKPVAEVADILQIPAFLCRQTDLLHAAAQTGRVVNVKKGQFLAPEDMRNVVDKLHESGCDQMMLTERGASFGYHNLVVDMRSLPIMRSFGYPVVMDGTHSVQLPGGNGTTSAGNREYVEYLVRAAVAAGVDALFLEVHDNPEEALSDGANMVYLDKLEDLLKDAVAIHEIVRHKQK